The DNA sequence GGTGGGCGCGCCGGTTTCGGGATGCGGGGTCCATATCTCGAATTGGGCATGGGCGTTGCGGGAGATGATGCGGCCGGTTTCGCCGATGAATTCCAGGGTCCAGGCAAAGGGTCTGGTTTCGGAGCGGGAGTTTAATATGGTGCGGATGCCGTTTTCATATACGATGATTCCCGATCCGGGAATGTCGGCATTGGACTGTGCCTGTTCGTCTGTGTCGATGAGGCCGACTACCCATTGGGCGGGCGCATCGGCAAAGAGGCGGAGTAAGGATAGGGTGTGGCTTTGAATATTGGAAAGGCTGGCGGGGCTGTGGCAGATCATTGTTTTTAAGGGTCCAATGATGCCGTCGGCAATGAGTCGGCGGGCGTTTGTGTAGTAGCTATACCAGTTGAGGTGGCAGGCTATTGAGAGGATGATGTTGTTTTTGGCGCAGGCGTCGATCATGGCATCGGCATCGGCCAATGTGCGGCACATCGGTTTGGTGGCGAAAATGGCTTTGACTCCCAGTTCGGCCAGGCCGACCGTGATTTCAGCGCGGGGTTCGGGGCGGGTGGTCAGACATACCACGTCGATTTGTTCTTTTTCGACCATTTCCCGGTAATCGGTGTAAAGAGCTGATACGTCCCAGCGCTGTTTGAAGTCCTCGAGTTTGGCGGGGTCATCATCAGCGGCGGCAACGAGATCAATCCCCCGGGCTTCAATCATTGCAGGCGCGTGTGCCCAGGGCCATGGGTAATGGGGCATGCCGATGTGTTCGTCGTCAATGGTGCTGCCCATTCTGCCGCATCCTACAACAGCACCGCGATAGGTATTTTGGGGAGCGGTATCTCGCACGGTCTGAAAGGCTTTGCCTTTGGGTTCGGCCATTGGGTTCTCCTCTGTAAGCTGTTAAGCGCTCTTTTGCACAATAAGCAACTCGCGGTGTTCGTTGGTTTCAATGCCTCGCTGAGTGGTGTATTTCTCGAGAATCTGGTTAATGCATTGCCAGTGTTTTTCGATTTCAAATTTTTCGGGCAATGGGACTGTGTGTAGCCACAAGAGAAGTGATTCAACATCACAGAACCAATACGCGACGTCATATTCCATGAGCGCGATGATGCGATTGCCGCGTTGCCGAAAAGTTTTGGCGAGTTCTTTAGCAGGCGACCACCATTCCTCGCCAAAACTGTTACTTGTCCAACCGAATGCCGCCAGGATATTGGACGTATTGCGATGTCCCACGCTCTGAGTGATAAAATACCCTCCCGTGCGTAGAACACGCAAAACCTCATCTATATTGACAACAGAATGTCGATTTAAAACAATATCAAAATTTGAGTCAGGTAATTGCAGCGCATCGGCATTCATGACATTGAACGAGACATTGTTTATCTGCATTTTGGATTGGTTCTTATGAGCTGTTTGAATCATTTCATCGCTGATGTCGATTCCAATGCCCTTGCCGAAGTTCGGTGATAGAGTGAGAAACTTTTCACCGCCACCCGTTCCTATATCAAGGACGCGAGATGATGAGGTGAGGTAGTTGCGAACCAGGGTAAGATAATCCCAGGGTACGGGAGCCCGTCCATCTCTTATGGCGGAGAAATCCCATCCTTGAATTTTTCCAATAGACGCTGCGATTTGTTTTAGCTCTTTAAGCGTCATCTCGTTTTTAAGCGTGTAGCATTCTCATGAATGTGTCATAGTTTGAAAAGTCTTCAACCCAAAATTCACATTTCCCCTTTAAGCGTGGTCCTACGCCTATGAAATGCCATCCCAGTTTTTTGGTTGCCTGGATATCCCACACAGCATCACCGACATATACGATGCGATGGAAGCCATTCCCCAATGCAGATAGACATTTTTTCATGATTTCCACACGCTCGTCGCTATTATCACTGGAAAATAGAACCATATTTTTCAAGTTAAATCCCGCATGCCTGAGTTTTATCTTGGCGGTATGTTTCCAGCCGCCTGTGGCAATTCCAATTTTATAGTGCTGATCAGATAGAAGTTTGTCAATCAGGCAAATTGCCCCTTTCTTTGGGCGGCATTCGCCACCATTTTCAAGATATTGCTCAATTAATTCGCCGAATTTTTTGCGGATTTCCTCAATTTGCCCCTCTTCTTGAATTTTATTCTCTTTCATTATTTCTCGCAACATACCTGAATCCGTTACGTTTTTGTATTGGCTCCAATCATCGTGGATGCAAACTTCGCCCAGAACCTCTCTTATCGCAGAGATGTAATAGGCTCCATCAAAATGAGAACTTTCGACCAGGGTTCCATCAATGTCAAATATCGTGGCGATTTTTGTCATCACATTTCGTCATGAGAGTGCTTATGAGTTTTTCAAATTGTTATTCAAATATGGGCAAGGTTGGAATGGATTGCAAGTTAGATCAGAAAGATGGAAATTCTGAAGTTCGGTGTTGGTTGACTTTGGTAAAATGGGGTTGTATTTTCGGTTGCCAGATGTTTGGATCCATGTATGGGAGGGATTATGAAGATTACGGATGTTAAATATCATCGTTTGCGCTATCCCGTGACCGAGAAGTTCGGAAATTCTTTTACGTGGATTAGGGAGCGGTCATCTATCCTGGTGGAGATTTCTACCGATGCGGGTATTACGGGATGGGGACAGGGGGCGGGGTCGCTGGGTGAGTCGGATATTCAGCGGCATGTGATCGGGAGGGATCCGTTCGATTGCGAGGTGATCTGGGACGCGCTGAACAATTCGGGGAGTCTGAGGAATGTGGGCGCGACCAGTGGCGTGGATATTGCGTTGTGGGATATTATGGGTAAGGCGCTTGATGTGCCGGTTTATCGCCTTCTGGGGGGCGCATTTCGGGACCGTATCCCCTGCTATGCCAGTGGGTTGTTCAGGAAAGACAGGCCGGATAATACACAGGTATTGATGGATGAGGCCAGAGGATATGTGGATCAGGGTTTTCCCGCGATGAAGATGAAGGTTGGATTGGGGAAGGTTTATGATGAGCAGAATGTGGCTGCTGTTCGGAAAGCGATTGGCGATGATATTCTTTTGTGTGTGGATGCAAATTTGGCCTATGATGTGGGTACGGCGATTGAGGTGGGGCGCAGGATGGAGGCTTACGATCTGTTCTGGTATGAAGAACCGACTTCGAGGGATGATGTGGCCGGATATGTGGAAATTAAAGGGGCGCTCGAGATGCGAATTGCCGGATGCGAGGGTTTGCAGGGGCGCTGGGCATTTCGGGAGTTTATCCAGCGGCGGGCGGTGGATATTGTGCAGCCAGATATCGCGATTGTCGGCGGGTTTACAGAGGCGAGAAAGGTTGTGGCGATGGCCAGTGCCAATTATATTCCGGTTATGCCGCATATGTGGGGGGCAGTCGTTGGTCTCGCCGCTACCCTGCACTGGCAGGCGTCGATGCCAGATGCGTCCGGTTCTGTGAATCCAGTTCCTTCTTTTTTTGAATGCGATATGACGGAAAATGGGCTTCGAACAGCGTTGTCCAAAGAGCCTATTTTGCCCGTGGATGGGTATCTTGCGGTTCCTCAGGGTCCCGGGCTGGGCATTGAGATTGACCGGGATGTTCTTGAAAAATATTCGGTTTGACGCGACGTCTTTTTCTAAGGAGCGATGCGATGGACGAGATACTGAGATGTTTTGATGAGAACGGGTATGCCGTGGTGGAGGGGGCGCTTTCACCGGAGGAGGTAGCGGCGATTAACGATGGGATTGATGCCGATGTGGCCGCGAACCCGAAGGAATGGGAGCCTGGACCGCGTCCGGGTCATATAGCGGTAGGCTGCAGGGCACCTGAGTTGATGCACAGGACAGAGGCGCTGGATGGTCTGGTTCACCATCCATCGGTTGCGCCGCTGGTGCATCGCATTCTCGGAGCGGGTGTTCAGTTTAGCAGTCTGAGTTTTTTGCGGCGCGAGGTGTGTGCCGCCGATCCGCCAGAGGATATTGACGGCGGCGATCCGCTCTGTCTCTCGCGGCAGTGGCACCGGGAATACAACGGTATTGTGGAGGGTGCTGATAAAAATGAGTTTTTTGCCCCGGCGATACAGGTGATTTACTATCTGGACGATGTGGATGCCGGGTCCCACTGTACGAGTCTTATTCCAGAGAGTGCCGAGACCAAGCGTCAATTGCCCAAGACGCGGGATGGCAAAAGCGGATGGGGCGAGGGTGCTTTGCGGATTGATGATGGTGAGACGGCGTATGTGGATCCGGATAAGCCGATCTGGACAGATTCTTTTGGTCGCACAAATCCCCGACGGATCGGTCGGGTCGATGTTCACGCGCCAGCAGGGTCTGCTGTGATGTTCAATATTGCCAGTTATCACTGCGGAACTGTCCGGCAGACGCAGCGGATTCGGCGCACGGCGCATTTGATGTATCGACAGCCAGATCCGATATTCTCGCGGCACGCACTGGGTCCCGATTGGGAGAGTGTGGCGGCGTTTAGAGCCGCGTTGCCAAAGCGATCAGCGATTGGATGAAAATGCTTTCCTGATCGAAACGGGCAGATGCTGCAGGTCCTCAAAACTGCACCCACACACCTCTGCCTTGAAGGGCTGGAATGTGCGTATTGAGCGATGTGTCACTCAGTGGGTTATTCCGGACCTCAACCACATCTCTACTGCCCAATCCCGTGTTTGCTATTAGAGGTGAAAGATCCGAGATGCTGTTGTCGGAAAGACCCAGCACTGTCAGGTTTGTCAGTCCGGAGAGGGCAGAGACATTCGAGATGCTGTTGCTGTGAAGATACAGGTCTGTCAGGTTTGTCAGTCCAGAGAGGGCAGAGATATCCGAAATGCTGTTGCTGTAAAGATGCAGCCTTGTCAGGTTTGTCAGTCCGGAGAGGGCAGAGACATCCGAGATGCTGTTGCTGTAAAGATACAGGTCTGTCAGACCCGTTGCAAACTCAAGCCCGGTCAAGTCGCTGATATTCTTACGCGTCGCTGCAAGCCTGGTCAAGCTCGCCATCTCTTCTCTGCTGATCGGCGCACTACTCGCCTTGTCCAGGCTGTCTGCGATTACCGCACGCAGGTTCGCATCACGAATGGCAACCGAGCCGAAGTAGCTGGTGAAACTCAGAAAATCGCCAAAGCCAACCGCACCATCGCTGTCCAGATCATACTTCGCGTCATATCTCCCATCGCCCTGACGCGCTCCAAACTGATCTACAAGCGCCAAAAAGTCGGCAAAATCCACAACGCCATTGCCGTCAAAGTCGGCGTCTGCCGCGGTTGGGGTTTGTGCAGAGGCAGGCCCCGCCATCAGAAGCAGGGCGAGAAACACAACAGCGAGCGGCCCTTCTCTGTAAAAGTTTTTGCGTTTCATGTTTCCTCTTATACATACGTTTGTGTCAACTTACAAAAAAATTTCTTCTTGTAAAGCCTATTTTAGCATGACTGCGTAACACCAGTCAATAAGTGATGTTACGCATGTCTGGCGTTTTTGTCATGCTGGGAAGCCATCAGCTTTCAGCGATCAGCACCCCCAATCACCCCAAGGCCTTATGTTATTTGTTTTGCTAACTGCTGACTGACCGCTAAAAAGTGATTGATTGCGATTTTGCCTGGTTTCTGACAGGCA is a window from the Gemmatimonadota bacterium genome containing:
- a CDS encoding Gfo/Idh/MocA family oxidoreductase codes for the protein MAEPKGKAFQTVRDTAPQNTYRGAVVGCGRMGSTIDDEHIGMPHYPWPWAHAPAMIEARGIDLVAAADDDPAKLEDFKQRWDVSALYTDYREMVEKEQIDVVCLTTRPEPRAEITVGLAELGVKAIFATKPMCRTLADADAMIDACAKNNIILSIACHLNWYSYYTNARRLIADGIIGPLKTMICHSPASLSNIQSHTLSLLRLFADAPAQWVVGLIDTDEQAQSNADIPGSGIIVYENGIRTILNSRSETRPFAWTLEFIGETGRIISRNAHAQFEIWTPHPETGAPTQTHLPGPWHPRSSMVDAIEGVCRSIEQGREDICPGEFGREALEIGIAIRESHRRGNIRIDLPLEDRSLRMG
- a CDS encoding class I SAM-dependent methyltransferase, which produces MTLKELKQIAASIGKIQGWDFSAIRDGRAPVPWDYLTLVRNYLTSSSRVLDIGTGGGEKFLTLSPNFGKGIGIDISDEMIQTAHKNQSKMQINNVSFNVMNADALQLPDSNFDIVLNRHSVVNIDEVLRVLRTGGYFITQSVGHRNTSNILAAFGWTSNSFGEEWWSPAKELAKTFRQRGNRIIALMEYDVAYWFCDVESLLLWLHTVPLPEKFEIEKHWQCINQILEKYTTQRGIETNEHRELLIVQKSA
- a CDS encoding HAD-IA family hydrolase, encoding MTKIATIFDIDGTLVESSHFDGAYYISAIREVLGEVCIHDDWSQYKNVTDSGMLREIMKENKIQEEGQIEEIRKKFGELIEQYLENGGECRPKKGAICLIDKLLSDQHYKIGIATGGWKHTAKIKLRHAGFNLKNMVLFSSDNSDERVEIMKKCLSALGNGFHRIVYVGDAVWDIQATKKLGWHFIGVGPRLKGKCEFWVEDFSNYDTFMRMLHA
- a CDS encoding mandelate racemase/muconate lactonizing enzyme family protein, with protein sequence MKITDVKYHRLRYPVTEKFGNSFTWIRERSSILVEISTDAGITGWGQGAGSLGESDIQRHVIGRDPFDCEVIWDALNNSGSLRNVGATSGVDIALWDIMGKALDVPVYRLLGGAFRDRIPCYASGLFRKDRPDNTQVLMDEARGYVDQGFPAMKMKVGLGKVYDEQNVAAVRKAIGDDILLCVDANLAYDVGTAIEVGRRMEAYDLFWYEEPTSRDDVAGYVEIKGALEMRIAGCEGLQGRWAFREFIQRRAVDIVQPDIAIVGGFTEARKVVAMASANYIPVMPHMWGAVVGLAATLHWQASMPDASGSVNPVPSFFECDMTENGLRTALSKEPILPVDGYLAVPQGPGLGIEIDRDVLEKYSV
- a CDS encoding phytanoyl-CoA dioxygenase family protein, coding for MDEILRCFDENGYAVVEGALSPEEVAAINDGIDADVAANPKEWEPGPRPGHIAVGCRAPELMHRTEALDGLVHHPSVAPLVHRILGAGVQFSSLSFLRREVCAADPPEDIDGGDPLCLSRQWHREYNGIVEGADKNEFFAPAIQVIYYLDDVDAGSHCTSLIPESAETKRQLPKTRDGKSGWGEGALRIDDGETAYVDPDKPIWTDSFGRTNPRRIGRVDVHAPAGSAVMFNIASYHCGTVRQTQRIRRTAHLMYRQPDPIFSRHALGPDWESVAAFRAALPKRSAIG
- a CDS encoding leucine-rich repeat domain-containing protein; translation: MKRKNFYREGPLAVVFLALLLMAGPASAQTPTAADADFDGNGVVDFADFLALVDQFGARQGDGRYDAKYDLDSDGAVGFGDFLSFTSYFGSVAIRDANLRAVIADSLDKASSAPISREEMASLTRLAATRKNISDLTGLEFATGLTDLYLYSNSISDVSALSGLTNLTRLHLYSNSISDISALSGLTNLTDLYLHSNSISNVSALSGLTNLTVLGLSDNSISDLSPLIANTGLGSRDVVEVRNNPLSDTSLNTHIPALQGRGVWVQF